In Nitrosococcus halophilus Nc 4, the genomic stretch ATCGTTTATAATCTCATCTATTATTTAATATTTGGTGTTCTAATTTCATCCCTATAAAACGAGGATTAATCAGGTCGCTGATATTTCTCAATAAATCCTGGAATGAGTGTAATAGAGTAGATTAGCCTCCATATTTTTTTATGTGCCCACTATTAAGGAGGGAGAAGAATGAGAAAAATTGCTTTTTGCTTGGCGCTAGCAATAGGAACCACCTACACCAGTCATGTCCTTGCAGGAAAAAACGATGGGAAGCTGATGGAGCAGGCTCAGTCCCAATTTAAGCCGATTCCCACTGAGCCGCCAGCCTTAGAGGGAAATGAGGTGACGCCGGAGAGGATCGAGCTTGGGAAGTGGCTATATTTCGATCCTCGCCTTTCTAAGAGCTGGTTGATTAGCTGTAATACCTGCCATAACCTGGCCCTTGGAGGGGTAGATCTGGAAGAGACTTCCATTGGCCATGGGTGGGCAAAGGGACCCCGTAACGCTCCTACCGTGCTTAATTCCGTGTTTAACCTGGCGCAATTCTGGGATGGACGGGCCGAGGATCTCGAAGCCCAGGCGAAAGGGCCGATTCAGGCAGGGGTAGAGATGAACAATACTCCAGATCGAGTGGAGCGGACCCTTAAAAGCATCCCAGAATATGTCCAGAGCTTTAGAAAGGCCTTTCCTGGCGAGGCTGACCCCGTCTCTTTTAATAATATGGCTAAGGCCATAGAAGCCTTCGAGGCCACTTTATTGACCCCGGGATCCCCCTTTGATAAATACCTTAAGGGTGATGCTGGAGCGCTCTCCAAGGCAGAGAAAAGAGGACTAAAACTTTTTATGGATAAAGGTTGTTCCAGTTGCCACAGTGGGGTTAATCTAGGTGGCGAGGGCTATTATCCTTTTGGGGTTGTAGAGAAACCCGGTGGTGAAGTCCTGCCGGAGGAAGACAAAGGGCGGTTTGCGGTGACCAAGACGGCCAGTGATGAGTATGTCTTCAAAGTGCCTTCCTTGCGCAATATAGAGCTAACTCCTCCCTATTTCCATTCTGGCGAGGTATGGGAACTGGAACAAGCCGTCGCTATCATGGGGTCGTCACAACTGGGCATAGACCTCAATGATAATGAGACCGCAGCCATTGTGACCTTTTTGAAAACTTTGACTGGCGAACAGCCGAAAGTGGAATATCCTATTCTGCCGCCTCACACCAAGGGAACGCCGCTCCCGGTGGTGGATGTTTCCAGCGAAGCTATGATGGGACATTAATCTTATTCCATCACTGCTAAGAATATTAATAATGATTCTCCTAGGGCGGCATCTTCAGCCCGCCTCTAGGTTTGGCGGCAAGGGATTGCCGCCTTTACCCAATAGCGCGTAAAGCATCGCCCAATCGGGCGGTGATATAAGCGCAAGCCGCGAAGCGGCTTTATAGAATGCGCTGAGCTTTGTAAAACACAAATATGACGAAGAGGGCGTACCAGGAACGATTCTATCCCACAGCTGAACAAGCCGAACTGCTGGCTCGTTCGTTCGGCTGTGCGCGTTTTGTTTGGAACAACACGCTCAAGCATCGTACCGATGCGTTCTATCAGAACGGCGAAGTCATTCCCCATTGGGCGCTGGAAAAAAGGCTTGTCCAACTCAAGCAGGACTTTTCTTGGCTGAATGAGGTTTCCAGCGTCACTAGCGACGGATTCAAATCCGGCAATCCCAAGTACACCAAGCAGTACGAAGCGAAGCTGGCCTATCTGCAGCGTAAGCTGGCGAAGAAGCGGAAAGGTTCCC encodes the following:
- a CDS encoding cytochrome-c peroxidase, which translates into the protein MRKIAFCLALAIGTTYTSHVLAGKNDGKLMEQAQSQFKPIPTEPPALEGNEVTPERIELGKWLYFDPRLSKSWLISCNTCHNLALGGVDLEETSIGHGWAKGPRNAPTVLNSVFNLAQFWDGRAEDLEAQAKGPIQAGVEMNNTPDRVERTLKSIPEYVQSFRKAFPGEADPVSFNNMAKAIEAFEATLLTPGSPFDKYLKGDAGALSKAEKRGLKLFMDKGCSSCHSGVNLGGEGYYPFGVVEKPGGEVLPEEDKGRFAVTKTASDEYVFKVPSLRNIELTPPYFHSGEVWELEQAVAIMGSSQLGIDLNDNETAAIVTFLKTLTGEQPKVEYPILPPHTKGTPLPVVDVSSEAMMGH